acaagcgatgagaacgatTTGTCAGTTTTAATTCGTCAATGacttccggtgtaaacgaaagtagaattaatgcatgTCGCTGATTAGGGTATGAAAAACACGTAGGATTTTGAGCTGATTTGTTGATCACTTGaagaccgaatattcgaatattcgttcggaaggttgaccgaatattcgaataccaaaaatgctattcgttgccatccctaatcAAAAGATTGTTCAGTAAGATTTTTATTGTAACAAATAATAATGTTCTTGGACATTAAAGACCGAAAGGTTGTTTTTATATTTGGAGAATGTTTCTTTACGATTAAACGTTCTGTTAAAACCGCcctagagaaataaaaaaaagttaaagtgTTCTTTATGGGCAGCTGGTCTCTACACACAGATTAATTTATACTAAGATTGGTTAAATCGGAATAGAAAATAATGGCCTTGGTAAGGTGGTTTTGTAGTTGTGGCTGTTTTTCGGAGGTGGTCTTCAACACAGTTGTGGCTGTAGGTATGTCTTGTAGATGAAATTATTCTGTATGGAAGTTATTCCTTTAAAATccgtattttatagaaaataagtCCCTAGAGAGAAAAGAGTTTTTAGAAATGTCAACATGAGGCACAAAAATATACAGATAATGCCTAATTAACTttgctttaaattaaatatataaattgccCATTGCAATTAGCAATACGGTGCCAGATGAGATAGATTGTTTATTACATCATTGGATATGTCATGACAATTTAAGGTTCGAAAGGGGAACCAGGCGTTGCGGGTAAAGATGGTGCTAAGGGTGAAATGGGTGCGGTCGGTCCGGACGGAAGAGTTGGAACTGCTGGTACCTCCTTATTTATAAAATAAGgcttatttaatataaaattgacTGTACTAAATGTCAGAACTGCCATATCAGTGTAAAAGCCTTAACCTAATTATCTTAATCTTTTGGTCATTACACAATGGTTATACAATTAAAAGGGCAATATTAACATTAAGTCAGCTTTAGTTACGTGCtaaaaattttgtatcatttctaAACATATTGCTTAATAAAAAGGACGCTATTTAAGGGTAATTTATTCTCTAGGCAGTAAATCTATGTGAAACTGCATAATGTAATTGGATTGCATAATGAGATCGGATTGAATAATGAGATCAGATAGCATAATGAGATCGTACTGCATAATTAATTCGTAAAGTGGTTacgtatattttcgcttataagacgcacttTCATATAAGACGTCGGACATGCACTCTCggctttctttttcttttagttTCCTTGTAGTAAACGCTTATAAGATGCTCGCCACTCTctgaactggaaatatgactcctGATAATGCGTCTTATAAGAGAAAATATACGGTACAGGCTTTAACTTGATgtcttttataataaaatgcatGCATACTGTTCCTTGATTTCATTTAAAGGACCAAAAGGTGACAAAGGAGAAAAGGGACAAATGGGTTTGTACGGTGTCCCAGGGGCTAAAGGAAATCGTGGAGTTATGGGACCTCAAGGTAGGGTTTGTTGAGTTCAGCTTGCTCCCcaacttttaacctttaccctgctacatttctagaatggactggtccgtcattcaatttgtgCAGTACCATTTTATCattgggtgttcactgaaaatttactgactgattagcgaacagtgcagatcatgatcaggctgcacggatatgcaggctgatcatggactacaatggtcgcaaagggaggatcacttgccggcagcaacCTAAAGTGTAACTGAAATAGAGTAAAATTTCTCTTCGTCCAGTTGAAGTCTAGAAGAGAAGACTATAAACATCAATATTTAACATTGGTTTTAAactataagaaaaaagaaatacttgtaGAATCAGTGGTTTTCATGGGTGATTAATCTTCTTCGATTTCATGGTTGGGTCGATTCATTAAATTCTTTcctaacgaacaagtaaaatttcccaTTCATGTTGTGTCCGAAAGCAAAAATCACTTTCTCACGAAATTCAATGACTTCTCAGCAAATATAATGTTTCTTGTTACCCTGAaactttttatagttttaatattGAAAGTCATGATATTCATTAATAATATATCTGTCAGATTCAAATATATAACACTAGAACGGTTCCTACAGTAGATAAACCGCAGTACTATGAATCGAGATTTCCTGGTGAGGTTCATGTTCTCTCcggttcatgtggagaagttgagtGTTATTTACGTAAAACAGTTCAGTACATGTTTGttatccaggaacgctggtttgGCTCACTTTTAGCCGTTACATACCGTACATGatatatttctgataaaaaagGCGTTTGAATACTCATTTATAAAACGAACACGCAGGTTCAGTTTTACACATACTAGTAGttcaataactgtattttttgtttattgatCAGAatatatattgttaatttttgtttctgaaacttTGTAGGTATTAAAGGTGAAACAGGACTTCCTGGACTAAAGGGTGTACAAGGAGGCGTGGGACTAAATGGAAGCCCAGGTATAAATAATTAAGGGTCTATTAGTTTCATCAAACCCAGCTTAAGACTATTTCACGAGATGCAAGCGTAATTTTTACGCTGGTTTCTGAGCAAAGAATATTTACTTCGATGCAGGTCACGTGACGGAcatgaaattttaaagataacttcgaatttgttttatttcttgttcaACAGCAAATAATGGGATCTTTGTTTTGGTGTATTTGATTTTCGGTACTTTTAGTGTCAAGAAAAATTAATACAGATGCCTTTCTAGCGAGAACGGTGCACTTGGATGTACCCCGGTGTACTTTGACAGTGTCCGGAAGCCAAACAAATGCGAAACCAATTATCTGTGGGGAACAGCGTTCGCTGCAATAATGAAATGAACCTGCCCATATGTTTCCCCTTTCTACTGGATCTCTGTGACAGAATCATCCTTATTTCTACAAAGTCAATAGGGACTGATTCTTTCATATTCTGATGCAATATTATATAAATCTAAAGACTGTTGCTCAGCTTATCAATTTCGCTATAGAACTCATCAAGCGTTTGGAATTCATAGGCACATAAGACTAACTGTGGCGTTGTTTCGCGGGGTAAAATATTTCTAGATACAATTTTAATGACACTTCATGTTTGAAATCCAAAATCATacaacatttgtatatatatatatatcccctTTTGATAACCGTAAATGATATTATTCTATATTTGACTGCAGGTCTACCGGGACAGAAGGGTGCTAAGGGAGATAACGCTGACGCTCTTGCTGCTCCATGTTGTACAAGTCTTGGTATATACATGATTATATGATCTAttaataaacacattttcattggtcaaaactgTAAATTTTCATACTTACTCATTGAAATGTCAACTTCAGCGTTCTTTGTTTTCCTTTGgtacaaaatatcttcaactgAATAGAAAATACCAATGATTTTATGTTGACCTAAGTGAACtatttgttgcttttttatttttaacacatTTAGGTATCCCCGAGTTCACAGAGCAAGTTCAGGAAATAAAGGTCACAGAGGgatcaaatgtgaccttgaactgtaACCCAGCAGGGTACCCACCTCCGACGCTTACGTGGAATCCAAACCCTTCAGGTGAATATAATATTCCCTGTCaaattttcgcttataagacgcactcCGAAATCGGACAGTCAATCtggggtttctttttcttttaatttccttgtagTACACGCTTAATAAGATGCACCCCACTCttgaactggaaatatgactaCTAATAATgtgtcttataagcgaaaatatacggtaAAAGGTTCGAACTTAGTGTTAACTATGCTTGTATATAGTATGTGCCTCTAGTTATCTccccttattattattattagtagtagtagtagtattgttattattatccgTCCGCATCGGAAACGAAACTGGTAAGTTGGATTAATGCTTTAGCATTGtcaaatatcataattatattttatgatttattcgACAGGATTAGACCACACCAGGACTACTGTTTCTCCCAAATCCATCACCATGACAAACGTACATGTAACAGACAGTAAGATGTTCACATGCCTAGCAAAGAACGCGCTAGGAGACTCGGagaaaaactttaatctgaaagtTTATCGTaagtatttcattcaaaaatatctttaacgtaagtatttcattgaaaattatcaCAATGAAGAGAAATAAACattcttaaatgaaaaataaaacatgcacattttcattaaaacacgaAAATACTGACGTCACTCCGGCAGATTATTTTGAACCATACAGACGCCGAGAAAGTGTGATACCAAAAATAATGTACTGTCTTACATAAATTGACATGGTATAACAGAATAGTGTTACACTTAATTCACGCACTCTGAATCTTTCATAAGGCATGCAGAATATGTTATTAGTAGTGATggggcgacaatcgaataatcgtcggcgttgcattcatgagcgcgatcgccgacttcacttttccctgaccgattaattacttgaaaccctaacggataatttagttgtttctgatctttttctttttagtatttacggttctttggggcaattacgccaagggaaactactatacgtaaaaatggcttcctccaaagtgtcaaaagaaattgatgtcatctgtgatcacccagattttggaagatatatggcttttacaaaattaagccgggaaaaccatcagcctaaactcttgacattagtatggcagtgtGCATAGCATAACGCAAGCATAAgagcaaaaatattttcaatttttgattttgtgggattgaaatcattccagtcgttaacTAAGAATTCATAAATCGTTAATATcttttttgctccaaataattttaatttaataacataatatcactggataagtccctggtgaaattaagacagTACCTGATTCGAAggttactatcttcacaaatattttacttttatgctgttaacttactcatATTTATGAAGGGacacaatagaaataggatatttgatatCTGTgaggttcatttcttaagtaatgacataaaacatacattgtgaGGTGAACTTacagatatgcaactagagtaaccgattatccgattatatccgattaatcgaatcggttggcttgtccgattatgccgattaatcggttggcagatctaaccgatttgcccatcactagttATTAGACGTCAACCTACTATATTTGGCTAGAGAACACCAaatattttcccatagacttccataataacttccataaatcgaaacatgtatatcttgtcacattttttcaagaactatcttagttcacccaaaatatcggacaaaaaacatatgaatattgctactttatttaagtaattttcttgtGAATGAGATGATCCTCTGTTTACATCGTTCGCATGGCATGGGAAATTCGCTTgataagacttttttttttcaatatgatatAGACATGAagtgtagcaaattttgtcaaaatataaaataaaaaaatgtaaatgaagtaaaaaaattgaactttgcaaaaaaaaaaaaatcgcttcTTGGGTTTGGTTACGTGACTGACCAGTCAGAACGGACAATCATTACTCCCAGGTATACACATACCTTTTTCCCTGTACTATTTTTAATTGGTCGTCTCTGACCTATTGATCAATGTTTCATatcatattttcccattttacAGCGGTATTGTCAAACACGCTCCAAtaccaaatgttttacaaagaatCATAACGaaatttcagttttaagaaaCATACGGCTAGATTTACTAAAGTCACTCACTGTCGATTTACATTATCCAGATTCAGACACTGGCGACATTTTATTGCAGTTTTTCgagaaattttaaattattagggatggcaacgaatattcgaatattcgaatattcgttcattacacgaatattcgaatactgttcgaatattcggaaaaaatataagatcatgaaaaataaataaaacccaaatgaaagaacaaaaaatgtttgtttatctaATTTGCCGAAACCCGCTTTCATTATAAATTCGCGCGAAAATGGCTTCTTTCTTTGTCAgacgtgtcattttgtatattagcaAAGTTTGAAACTTAAACTTGTATATTAGCGTACCGagattgtacatcgctatggtgatgacagtGTACTCGTAGTTAAtaccgctaattgcttacctttagaaatttttaaTGGTCACAAATTGATGTAAATCGGTTAGAGCtcgccttgttttcggtaggtgcgaaccGTGTGCAATTAAAAATGATCAGACAGCACTTCAACTAATTACTCGGAGTTCAATCAAAGTCGATAAAAGACGtatttgtgtaaagaaaaatgccgaaaagtgtAGCAAACAAGTCAAATGGGATGCATATCATTTTTTGACGTAAATCGGATTATCTGAATGAAATGACGAATAAATGCATTTTGTATggttaacttttaaaaaaaaaaatcaatactcaATTTTCAGACAAAGAGACTTAAAGTTAAGccatttttttccttaaaattacCCTTATCCCACCCGCAGTGcatctactgtcaaaatgcaagcaatgcctTTGAAGTATTTCACGCGATCATCCTATAAGAAGTCGGTTACGTGTAATATGCGTTGAAAAACTTCACTTACGCGAGGGCTACACCCctgtaagaaataaataaattctatataaattatttgtatataaagGCAAACAACGAGTATTTTATACTCCAAAAGATAaacaagcgatgagaacgatTTGTCAGTTTTAATTCGTCAATGacttccggtgtaaacgaaagtagaattaatgcatgTCGCTGATTAGGGTATGAAAAACACGTAGGATTTTGAGCTGATTTGTTGATCACTTGaagaccgaatattcgaatattcgttcggaaggttgaccgaatattcgaataccaaaaatgctattcgttgccatccctataaattatatacattggATTTGGCTTTTTTACATGGAAAATGTTTGTAAACTCTTTGCAAGTAAACTAGTATTTGATAGAAGagtttcaaatagtcgagctgaaTATTAACAATTTATAGTAAGAAGCGCTTATAAATCATTTGTTACAAATCTGTTCtcttttcatatttaaacaattatttcagAGCATCTTAAGTTTGACAAAATGCCCCAGAACCACACAATTATGATAGGAACTCCAGTGACCCTTGAATGTCAAGTGGAAGGACCCCTTAACCCTCAAATCTCGTGGTACAAGGTATACCTTGAAGAGAAGCCATCTGTTTTGtatcaatttgttattatttttttctttgatgtaaGGCCGAAAATATGTGAGAGGGATACAATTCCGGCTTATCTAGCGttcgtttgttttttgttttttttttcgcaaaaataaATCCGTTTCAGAATTCGGACATTATTTACCTATAAGGGAAAAATTTCGTAGTACACAGAGATTTAATCTCGCGTAATTAGCTTTAAGACTTCGTAAGATTTTACCTCgtgaaaatatattacattacTGTATATACACGAAACATTTACGTAATAATGGGGTAGCagtcgatttttttaaaaaaaaggggaaagttATTTGTACAATTTAGATATttctaagaaatttatttgttcctTATTATATTAACGATCATACTACATACAtagtaacatttttcaaatctCGGAAGATTAAAAAGCAACAGACAACGAATCGTACATTCactatatttttctgtatatacAGGATCAATTATGTAACTAGAATCAGGAAAAAGCTACAATGAACTTAGTTTACATCGTCTATCTTAATTTTATGCTTTATTCTGCAGCATTTTTGTAACGTTTAAAAGCTCAAAAGATATCTACATATACAGTATCGTAAAAGTTACAAGAGTTAAGAATAAATTAACCAAATTGTCTCTATAGATTATGCCAGACGGATCACGATTCCAAGTGACTAATGGAGTTACATCCATCGTAAATGGTTCACGGCTTCACTTCGATCGAATGGATAGCTCTAAAATAGGCCAGTATATATGTGAAGGAAACAATGGCGTAGAGAAGGTGCAAATGACAGCCGCCTTAAGTACCTTCGGTAAGATTACCACATCATCgacaaaatctttaaatatcttcGGTAAGATTACTACATCATccacaaaatctttaaatatcttcGGTAAGATAACTAGATCATCCACAAAATCTTTAAATACCTTCGGTAAGATAACTACATCATCCACAAAATCTTTAGATATCTTCGGTAAGATTACTACATCATCCACAAAATCTCTAAAAATCTTCGGTAAGATTACTACATCATccacaaaatctttaaatatcttcGGTAAGATTACTACATCATCCACAAAATCTTTAAATACCTTCGGTAAGATTACTACATCATccacaaaatctttaaatatcttcGGTAAGATTACTGCTTGCTTCATCCACAAAATCTTTAAATACCTTCGGTAAGATTACTGCTTGCTTCATccacaaaatctttaaatatctcCAGTAAGATTACTACATCATccacaaaatctttaaatatcttcGGTAAGATTACTACTTGCTTCATCCACAAAGTCTTTAAATGTCTCCGGTAAGATTACTACATCATccacaaaatctttaaatatcttcGGTAAGATTACTGCTTGCTTCATCCACAAAATCTTTAAATACCTTCGGTAAGGTTACTACATCATccacaaaatctttaaatatctcCGGTAAGATTACTACATCATccacaaaatctttaaatatctcCAGTAAGATTACTACATCATCCACAAAATCTTTAGATATCTTCGGTAAGATTACTGCTTGCTTCATccacaaaatctttaaatatatCTCCGGTAAGATTACTGCTTCATccacaaaatctttaaatatcttcGGTAAGATTACTACTCATccacaaaatctttaaatatcttcGGTAAGATTACTACATCATccacaaaatctttaaatatctcCGGTAAGATTACTGCTTCATccacaaaatctttaaatatcttcGGTAAGATTACTGCTTCATcaacaaaatctttaaatatcttcGGTAAGATTACTACATCATCCACAATATCTTTAAATGTCTTCGGTAAGATTACTGCTTGCTTCATccacaaaatctttaaatatcttcGGTAAGATTACTACATCATtcacaaaatctttaaatatcttcGGTAAGATTACTGCTTCATCCACAAAATCTTTAAATACCTTCGGTAAGATACTACATCATccacaaaatctttaaatatcttcGGTAAGATTACTGCTTGCTTCATccacaaaatctttaaaatctccGGTAAGATTACTGCTTCATCCACAAAATCTGGACTTTTCGAGACTTCCTCATAAATGATTGTGTAAACTGGTAACAGGAacttttttgaaatatctttaatcatTTTACTGTTGTGGCAAAATAATGTCTCTTATATaaatgttgaattaaacaaaacgttgaaattttttgaaaaaaattgtctaCTAAATTTCTTTGAGTTCGTTTATCAATAATCTTATGAAAATTTACGAAATGGAAGAACTTAAGCagacattaattttgtaaatttcattacacatattcaataatctaattttTAATTAGTTTCGTAAGGCTTTGGTTtctatgtaaaaatcaaatgaaGCAACAGTCCaactaataatataaaatatgcattcttTCATAGACAGGCAAAAGTTAGTTTTAAAGTTGCACTCCAACTTTTTCGGTCAAAGctataaagggaggttataaagAACAAAAGACTTTTACCATGCTTTCTACTGTAGTTATCAAAATAATCGTACATTTAAGTGAAAGTTACCCAAAATAGAAAATGCATGAAATTGAATAAGATATATtctatgttcataacaaaaaatgtggcagccacattatgaAGAAAAAGacattatggccctttatttgtcagTGTAGTGTATGTAGCTGATATGTGTTCGTTAGATTACATCTTGTATTTCAAGGAGCTTCTGAATggtcaaatactgtgaaatcattaatattcgtgggggattaattttcgtggatttcgtggttgagtcaatccacgaaatttaatcccaacgaacaagtaaaattcccattcattttaggttcaaaagttgaaatccacgaattcatatcccaacgaaattgctgttttgaccaaaaccacgaaatttcatgcccacgaaattaaatgattttacagtattgcttAAAAATTCCTGTTGTACTATTAAGCTTTTAGATGCGTCGATTTTTTCGCCGTGAGCAATTCTGTTAGTGTTTTCCGACACTTTTTGGTACTGACATagtttctgtttcattttattaaagtaGTTCTACCAGTCCATATCAAAGTTTTTCGACACTATATAATTTGGATAAAACATCAAGATATACTAAGACATTTCTGCCAACAAAAAAGAACATAGTCACGGGCTTGatcttttttttggtttaaacatattttatttgttcaagtcattacatgaataatatacaacaacTGAGATATTgtggaattggacagaaagcaaATTAGCTTATGGTTGTCCTTTCCCTTGATCTTTTTTTGCTAGTCTGAATCCTAAATTTGCTCTGTCTTCAaagtaaaacttaaaatattcgcTAGTGAAAAAAAAAGTGCACGGAAAACAAGCTTGTTAGCACCCTTAGAAAGATATTTACGTATACCCTGTATTTTGATGCAACACATAATAAACGTAGTTATTGAAATgttaattttcagtttgttttcattCACCCATCCATTATTAttcactaaatattttttttttatttccaaatcaCATGTCTAGAGTCATAATAAATTGTTattactttgtttattttttatttaaggaCCACCTCACATCACTTCCCCCTCTACCGTAACAGCAATAAAGGGACAGACTGTAAGACTTACATGCGATGCTGACGCAAGACCTCCAGCCACTATTTCATGGACATATCCGGTGTGTATAATTACAGTAGTTTTGAATTTATCGGGGGTGAAATTGTGCAAATATCTAAATACGCAATTCATTTtgtgattttataaaaaataacgtCAGAAATTCGATCGGATATGCGCTTCCGTGGTGAAGTCGAAAAAAGTCCAAAGTTattagatcctaattttcccattttttacgcAAATTTGTGTACGAGTgttttaatcacactttttcactgctTAAATACATTAAGCATGAAATGAGACGATTTTCATGTTTATATACCAAAAATGGCAAGTTTAGCAGATCAAAACCGAAGGAAAGGGGCTGATGTGTGGACAATAGCAAGTTTGCGCCATTTACCGTAGCTTAACACCACCGGCTGGCATTTCACCAGGAACTATTCAcctcttattattattatttttcttttttttcattaattaatgatAGCTAGAACGTTCATAAAAAACAGGTGTAGGAAAACGTAATATTCTATTATAGATACATAAATACGTCGTGAAGTTGTCGTTTTCTTGACATGAAATGAAGAAAGATCTTAATTAGTGACCTTTATCCTCAATTCTAACACGGTCCggttcattttcctattaaacaaagaaggcagaaaacagtgaattattatacaacaaatcactgttctgacgtcacaattattacgtcatggcgtcaaacggcatagcggcgcgctggaaaagaaaccgaatgaaaacgggcaaatatttaatgaatgtcgtcaaggatgtacttaaaaatccttggtaacgtgtaagaatcgaaataatatatctcatttagtgatttgctcttgaagaaatcattgtttgtcgttcagatgcgtattattatataactcgggctgcgccctcgtgatataattcctttccatctgaactccaaacaatgatttattcaacgacaaatcactggatgagatatattatttcttaagtaatcaGCCGCAATAGTTTTGACAGCTGTGTACAATTGTATCTTCATTAAAAATATAACTAATGCTGCCACAAGGTAATGGATCCATAAttacactcggcaatttccgttacactcggcaatttccgtgtgattgcGTGCCCTTGTTAGGcagttcggcattcttcggacgtaaataTAGCTCAACACGTATATGACTTTTCGTAGAATACGAAGAATGCCGACTTGTTTACGGCAAGTGCGCAATTTGCCGATTGTCCCTACGTGTCCACTACCTTAGCATTCATAAATGACGTAAAATAGTTATCATTTTAATGTACGGCGTTCCGTTGGGGCCAGTGCATTCTCCCTATGAACGCAAAGCGCTAAGGTACGTTGGCACAATGGCAAAGCGCGGTGTATACTTTCCACCATAGTGTATCCAGatgaattagaaaaatatattttatacacgaCACATGAAAGTCTCCTGATAATCAGTTTGTAACTCTTCAAACAGACGAAGTGGGAAAAATCTGATCTGGTGTATTTTTTGTCACCTAGTTCATCGTATAGTCTATTTTATGCTATTTTTTGATATCGGGCAGCCTGGTGTGACAAACGCCTACAAGGACACGGATGGATCTTTGGTCATAGTGAACGCTCAGACAACGGACGctagatattttatatgtaaagctACAAACCAATACGGAACTGATCAAGCGCAGATAACTCTTAACGTTAAAGGTAACAAAATTTTTACATGTATCTGTGTACAAATTAATGACTTCATTAATAAACCTAGAAGTTCATTCAGATAAAAGGAAATATTAACAtcagaaaaaaacatacttttgaaCTATTACGTcacgttttcattaaaatttatcgAGTGCATGCGGCTTGAACTTGTCTTATATCAACGACAAAAATTAATTATGCTTTATAGAAATAGCTTAAGATATTTGACCCTTGAAGAGAATCCgcaattttctttcatttatgttTCCGGCATTGCTCGGCTTTCCGTGATTGTATGAGTAACATTAACAAaagccgaagaatgccgaaattgtttacgaaaattgccgattgtcattacctTTGTAATACAATACAGTACCAGCCGAAGTGACTGTTATTCCGGATAAGATAGCAGTGGTTCCCGGCGCCACAAACATTGCTCTAGAATGCAAAGCAGCAGGGGACCCGCCTCTCACCGTAGAATGGTTTAAAGACGGAAATAAACTAACAGGGTAAGAATTAATTCAAAGAAATTCTATACGTTTGTACACCGGAAGTGATGActtaacgtcatttatccagttagGGTTAGAGACCATCAGTTGTATTCACATAGACTTGCTTTATAACATTATGACGCGTGTGGCATTCCATAAATTGAAACGTatataatcacattttttttcaacagctatcttagttccaccaaaataacGGACGAAAAATATTTGAATAGTGATACTTTTTTCGTGCGAATGATACGACCCCTGCTAACATCTTTGGCATGACAGGAGAAAACGGCTTCATGAAACTTACACATCAAATTTAGCaattattgtcaaaatgtatagtTAAATACATACTCTGAACGCACTAAAAAGGTTTAGTTTCGAAAAACAATAACTTTTTGTGTTCGTTTACATAACTGAccaattaaataaacattacattatTTCCAGGTGTACGATTACCC
This DNA window, taken from Mercenaria mercenaria strain notata chromosome 19, MADL_Memer_1, whole genome shotgun sequence, encodes the following:
- the LOC123542270 gene encoding titin-like, whose amino-acid sequence is MAEKMNNMAGSYFLVFLSVFNFAALVCVTIYHIQYENNYADISSNNVIDEIKQEFKEWLHPKSKRSNGGPQTDIKAFVYDILHTEKDNILEECRKISKQEVLEILKEAVEYMRPKVEDKRQKRQTNTTAGNELANIFGQIAQTEVDILTQYCGNNSHICLPGQKGEPGMYGIPGAKGDHGVMGPQGLKGEPGLFGIPGSKGDHGVMGPQGLKGDTGAKGENGTKGEPGARGPDGTKGSSGQKGEPGLFGIPGAKGDHGVMGPQGSKGEPGVAGKDGAKGEMGAVGPDGRVGTAGPKGDKGEKGQMGLYGVPGAKGNRGVMGPQGIKGETGLPGLKGVQGGVGLNGSPGLPGQKGAKGDNADALAAPCCTSLGIPEFTEQVQEIKVTEGSNVTLNCNPAGYPPPTLTWNPNPSGLDHTRTTVSPKSITMTNVHVTDSKMFTCLAKNALGDSEKNFNLKVYQHLKFDKMPQNHTIMIGTPVTLECQVEGPLNPQISWYKIMPDGSRFQVTNGVTSIVNGSRLHFDRMDSSKIGQYICEGNNGVEKVQMTAALSTFGPPHITSPSTVTAIKGQTVRLTCDADARPPATISWTYPPGVTNAYKDTDGSLVIVNAQTTDARYFICKATNQYGTDQAQITLNVKVPAEVTVIPDKIAVVPGATNIALECKAAGDPPLTVEWFKDGNKLTGNGHIFILPGNVLLVNQATAADLGEYTCKASNSLGTDSATSVAYTSAGDVRCFDAFTVCSSEICGVNCPANCASSPATVSGGPVLYSKVSSVCKSGISSGVITNAGGTVVWRNSNMAELLGVNKTTTNLPP